A genomic segment from Variovorax paradoxus B4 encodes:
- a CDS encoding AMP-binding protein, with the protein MPLTQSLAQGATDVPLIEQTIGDFFDDMAAKQPDREALVSRHEGKRFTYRELQAESGKLASALLKLGLAPGDRVGIWSHNNAPWVLMQIATAKAGLILVNINPAYRTSELEYALNKVGCKALVTMAQFKTSDYLGMLRELGPKRLPLLRHTFWIDGKAAADVEEPGMRRFSQLLASGDASDPRVAQVQKTLKATDPINIQFTSGTTGFPKGATLTHRNILNNGFFIGECMKLTPADRLCIPVPLYHCFGMVLGNLACLTHGSAIVYPNDGFDPLTVLETVQAEKCTGLHGVPTMFIAELDHPRFKEFDLSTLRTGIMAGSPCPIEVMKRVVNEMHLGEITIAYGMTETSPVSCQSSTDTPLDKRVSTVGTVQPHIEVKIIDPETGAVMPPGQSGELCTRGYSVMHGYWEDEPRTREAIDAEHWMHTGDLATMDAEGYVNIVGRIKDLVIRGGENIYPREIEEFLYRHPKVQDVQVVGLPDRRYGEELCAWIIVKPGQAATEDEIRDFCKGQIAHYKVPKYIRFVAEFPMTVTGKIQKFKIRDAMAEQLGLTQEKTA; encoded by the coding sequence ATGCCACTGACGCAGAGCCTGGCCCAAGGTGCCACCGACGTCCCCCTCATCGAGCAAACCATCGGCGACTTCTTCGACGACATGGCCGCGAAGCAGCCCGACCGCGAGGCGCTCGTCAGCCGCCACGAAGGCAAGCGCTTCACCTACCGCGAACTGCAGGCCGAGTCCGGCAAGCTCGCCAGCGCATTGCTGAAGCTGGGGCTCGCACCCGGCGACCGCGTGGGCATCTGGTCGCACAACAACGCGCCCTGGGTGCTGATGCAGATCGCGACCGCCAAGGCCGGCCTGATCCTCGTCAACATCAACCCGGCTTACCGCACCTCCGAGCTCGAATACGCGCTCAACAAGGTCGGCTGCAAGGCGCTGGTGACGATGGCGCAGTTCAAGACCAGCGACTACCTCGGCATGCTGCGCGAACTCGGGCCGAAGCGCCTGCCGCTGTTGCGGCACACCTTCTGGATCGATGGCAAGGCCGCAGCCGATGTGGAAGAGCCGGGCATGCGGCGCTTCAGCCAGCTGCTCGCGAGCGGCGATGCAAGCGACCCGCGCGTGGCGCAGGTGCAGAAGACGCTCAAGGCCACCGACCCGATCAACATCCAGTTCACGAGCGGCACCACGGGCTTTCCCAAGGGCGCGACGCTCACGCACCGCAACATCCTCAACAACGGCTTCTTCATCGGCGAATGCATGAAGCTCACGCCCGCCGACCGGCTCTGCATCCCGGTGCCGCTTTACCACTGCTTCGGCATGGTGCTCGGCAACCTCGCCTGCCTCACGCATGGCTCGGCCATCGTGTATCCGAACGACGGCTTCGATCCGCTCACCGTGCTCGAGACCGTGCAGGCCGAGAAATGCACCGGCCTGCATGGCGTGCCCACGATGTTCATCGCAGAGCTCGACCATCCGCGCTTCAAGGAGTTCGATCTTTCCACGCTGCGCACCGGCATCATGGCCGGCTCGCCGTGCCCCATCGAGGTGATGAAGCGCGTGGTGAACGAGATGCACCTGGGCGAGATCACCATCGCCTACGGCATGACCGAGACCAGCCCGGTGAGCTGCCAGAGCAGCACCGACACGCCGCTGGACAAGCGCGTCTCCACGGTAGGCACCGTGCAGCCGCACATCGAAGTGAAGATCATCGACCCGGAGACCGGTGCGGTCATGCCGCCCGGCCAGTCGGGCGAGCTCTGCACGCGCGGCTACTCGGTGATGCACGGCTACTGGGAAGACGAGCCCCGGACGCGCGAGGCGATCGACGCCGAGCACTGGATGCACACCGGCGACCTTGCGACCATGGACGCCGAGGGCTACGTCAACATCGTCGGCCGCATCAAGGACCTCGTGATCCGCGGCGGCGAGAACATCTACCCGCGCGAGATCGAGGAATTCCTCTACCGCCACCCGAAGGTGCAGGACGTGCAGGTGGTCGGCCTGCCCGACAGGAGGTACGGCGAGGAGCTCTGCGCCTGGATCATCGTCAAGCCCGGCCAGGCCGCGACCGAAGACGAGATCCGCGATTTCTGCAAAGGGCAGATTGCGCACTACAAGGTGCCGAAATACATCCGCTTCGTCGCCGAGTTTCCGATGACCGTGACCGGCAAGATCCAGAAATTCAAGATCCGTGATGCGATGGCCGAGCAACTCGGCTTGACACAAGAAAAGACCGCATGA
- a CDS encoding isovaleryl-CoA dehydrogenase, producing the protein MHDPGLNFDLGDTIDSLRSAIQDFAANEIAPRAADIDRDNLFPHDLWQKLGELGLHGMTVKEEFGGTELGYLAHIVAMEEVSRASASVGLSYGAHSNLCVNQIHRNGSDAQKKKYLPRLVSGEHVGALAMSEPNAGSDVVSMKLKAEKKNGYYVLNGGKMWITNGGDADTLVIYAKTEPEMGARGMTAFIVEKGFRGFSAGTKLDKLGMRGSNTYPLFFDNCEVPEENVLGGEGQGAKVLMSGLDYERAVLSGGPLGIMAACMDAVLPFIHERKQFGQSIGEFQLMQGKLADMYSTWQATRAYVYAVGKACDRNDHARTFRKDAAGAILYSAEKATWMAGEAIQALGGVGYTKDFPVERLWRDAKLYEIGAGTSEIRRMLIGRELFSETA; encoded by the coding sequence ATGCACGATCCCGGCCTGAACTTCGACCTGGGCGACACCATCGACTCGCTGCGCAGCGCGATCCAGGACTTCGCCGCGAACGAAATCGCCCCGCGCGCTGCAGACATCGACCGCGACAACCTGTTCCCGCACGACCTGTGGCAGAAGCTCGGCGAGCTCGGCCTGCACGGCATGACGGTGAAGGAAGAGTTCGGCGGCACCGAGCTGGGCTACCTCGCCCACATCGTGGCGATGGAAGAGGTGTCGCGCGCCTCGGCCTCGGTGGGGCTCTCCTACGGCGCGCACTCCAACCTGTGCGTGAATCAGATCCACCGCAACGGCAGCGACGCGCAGAAGAAGAAATACCTGCCCAGGCTCGTGAGCGGCGAGCACGTGGGCGCGCTGGCCATGAGCGAGCCCAACGCCGGCTCCGACGTGGTGAGCATGAAGCTCAAGGCCGAGAAGAAGAACGGCTACTACGTGCTCAACGGCGGCAAGATGTGGATCACCAACGGCGGCGACGCCGACACGCTGGTGATCTACGCCAAGACCGAACCCGAGATGGGCGCGCGCGGCATGACGGCCTTCATTGTCGAGAAGGGCTTCAGGGGCTTTTCGGCCGGCACCAAGCTCGACAAGCTCGGCATGCGCGGCTCCAACACCTACCCGCTTTTTTTCGACAACTGCGAAGTGCCCGAAGAGAACGTGCTCGGCGGCGAAGGGCAGGGCGCGAAGGTGCTGATGAGCGGCCTCGACTACGAACGCGCGGTGCTCTCGGGCGGCCCGCTGGGCATCATGGCCGCGTGCATGGACGCGGTGCTGCCCTTCATCCACGAGCGCAAGCAGTTCGGCCAGAGCATCGGCGAGTTCCAGCTGATGCAGGGCAAGCTGGCGGACATGTACTCGACGTGGCAGGCCACGCGCGCCTACGTGTATGCCGTGGGCAAGGCCTGCGACCGCAACGACCACGCGCGCACTTTCCGCAAGGATGCGGCCGGCGCCATTCTCTACTCGGCCGAGAAGGCGACGTGGATGGCCGGCGAGGCGATCCAGGCGCTGGGCGGCGTGGGGTACACGAAGGACTTTCCGGTCGAGCGGCTGTGGCGCGATGCCAAGCTGTACGAGATCGGTGCGGGCACGAGCGAGATCCGCCGCATGCTGATCGGGCGCGAGCTGTTTTCGGAAACTGCATAG
- a CDS encoding AraC family transcriptional regulator, translating to MSSPSFLRPARAVTPMAFVRAIVQGYERYGIDPSGALQAAQITPRELARPGARVTAAQFEALSDHAMQELDDEALGWFSRRLPWGSYGMLCRASLSSPDLGVAIKRWCRHHRLLTEDITLALEVSGGVATLRIAEHRPLDEAFREFCLVTSLRFLHGYVCWAIDSRISLRDATFPFAAPPHGDAYPLMFTPDVRFDASGASISFDERYLALPLQRDERALRTMLKRALPLTVLQYRRDRLLGQRVRELLRSRAAEATTAEALATLLNVSSRTLHRQLHEEGTSLQTLKNEVRHEMAVEQLRRTNRPIKQVALAVGFRNEKSFSRAFLQWTGHAPRDFRQQGL from the coding sequence ATGTCGTCCCCGTCCTTCCTCCGACCCGCCCGCGCCGTCACGCCAATGGCCTTTGTGAGAGCCATCGTGCAGGGCTACGAGCGCTACGGCATCGATCCCTCGGGGGCGCTGCAAGCGGCACAGATCACGCCGCGCGAGCTGGCCCGGCCCGGCGCGCGGGTGACGGCCGCGCAGTTCGAGGCGCTGTCGGACCACGCGATGCAGGAGCTCGACGACGAGGCGCTCGGCTGGTTCTCGCGGCGCCTGCCCTGGGGCAGCTACGGCATGCTGTGCCGCGCCTCGCTGAGCTCGCCCGACCTGGGCGTGGCCATCAAGCGCTGGTGCCGCCATCACCGCCTGCTGACCGAGGACATCACGCTGGCGCTGGAGGTGTCGGGCGGCGTGGCCACGCTGCGCATCGCCGAGCACCGCCCGCTGGACGAGGCGTTCCGCGAGTTCTGCCTGGTGACCAGCCTGCGCTTCCTGCACGGGTATGTCTGCTGGGCCATCGACTCGCGCATTTCGCTGCGCGACGCGACCTTTCCCTTTGCAGCGCCGCCGCACGGCGACGCCTATCCGCTGATGTTCACGCCCGACGTGCGCTTCGATGCCTCCGGGGCCAGCATCAGCTTCGACGAGCGCTACCTCGCCCTGCCGCTGCAGCGCGACGAGCGTGCGCTGCGCACCATGCTCAAGCGGGCACTGCCGCTCACGGTGCTGCAGTACCGGCGCGACCGCCTGCTGGGGCAGCGCGTGCGCGAGCTGCTGCGCTCGCGCGCCGCCGAGGCCACCACGGCGGAGGCGCTGGCCACGCTGCTCAATGTATCGAGCCGCACGCTGCACCGGCAGCTGCATGAAGAGGGCACGTCACTGCAGACGCTGAAGAACGAAGTGCGCCACGAGATGGCGGTGGAGCAGTTGCGCCGCACCAACCGGCCCATCAAGCAGGTGGCGCTGGCGGTGGGCTTTCGCAACGAGAAGAGCTTTTCGCGTGCGTTCCTGCAATGGACGGGGCATGCGCCGCGCGACTTCCGGCAGCAGGGGCTGTAG
- a CDS encoding thioredoxin family protein: MTSEYKTEQPDRAEIDALKGPAVVEFGTNWCGICKAAQPNIAEAFAKYPDIPRIKVEDGSGRPLGRSFNVRLWPTLVFMRDGTQVAKLVRPEDSQSIADALALIAQPG, translated from the coding sequence ATGACTTCCGAATACAAGACCGAGCAGCCCGACCGCGCCGAGATCGATGCCCTGAAGGGCCCGGCCGTGGTCGAGTTCGGCACCAACTGGTGCGGCATCTGCAAGGCCGCGCAGCCGAACATCGCCGAGGCCTTTGCCAAGTACCCGGACATCCCGCGCATCAAGGTCGAGGACGGCAGCGGACGACCGCTGGGCCGCTCGTTCAACGTGCGGCTGTGGCCCACGCTGGTGTTCATGCGCGACGGCACGCAGGTCGCGAAGCTCGTGCGTCCGGAAGACAGCCAGTCCATCGCCGATGCGCTGGCCCTGATCGCGCAGCCGGGCTGA
- a CDS encoding HAD family hydrolase, producing the protein MPPFPFAAVLFDCDGVLVDSEPITNRVLAEMLGELGWHLTTEESMNTFTGKAVKDEAALIESKTGVRITEEWLKAFRARRNEALERDLAAIPHAPAAIREIHARLRGRIACASGADRHKVELQLAKVDLLDCFEGRIFSGHEMPRSKPHPDVYLAAAEALGVDPKRCAVVEDTVTGAMAGVAAGAMVFGYSTGESGHSGPEALRSVGALQVFSDMRELPALLASHGLQPA; encoded by the coding sequence ATGCCTCCATTCCCCTTCGCCGCAGTCCTCTTCGACTGCGACGGCGTCCTCGTCGACTCCGAACCCATCACCAACCGCGTCCTCGCCGAAATGCTCGGCGAACTCGGCTGGCATCTCACCACCGAAGAGTCGATGAACACCTTCACCGGCAAGGCGGTGAAGGACGAAGCCGCGCTCATCGAATCCAAGACCGGCGTCAGGATCACCGAGGAGTGGCTCAAGGCATTCAGGGCCCGCCGCAACGAAGCCCTCGAGCGCGACCTCGCGGCCATTCCGCACGCCCCCGCGGCCATCCGCGAAATTCATGCGCGGCTCAGGGGCCGCATCGCGTGCGCCTCGGGCGCCGATCGCCACAAGGTCGAACTGCAACTGGCGAAGGTCGACCTGCTCGATTGCTTCGAAGGCCGCATCTTCAGCGGCCACGAGATGCCGCGCTCCAAGCCGCACCCCGATGTGTACCTTGCCGCCGCCGAGGCGCTGGGTGTCGATCCAAAGCGCTGCGCGGTGGTCGAGGACACCGTCACCGGCGCGATGGCCGGCGTGGCCGCGGGGGCCATGGTGTTCGGCTACAGCACCGGTGAATCGGGCCACAGCGGGCCCGAGGCGCTGCGCAGCGTCGGCGCACTGCAGGTGTTCAGCGACATGAGGGAACTGCCCGCGCTGCTCGCTTCGCACGGCCTGCAGCCGGCCTGA
- a CDS encoding SDR family oxidoreductase — protein sequence MDTTQLFSLKGRSALITGGSRGIGRMIAEGFLAQGARVYISARKAAACDQAAKELSAFGHCVSLPADVSTLEGAQALVDAYAKHEDALDILVNNAGAAWGAPYDEFPESGWDKVVDLNLKTPFFLTKALTPMLKKAATDHLAKVINIASIDGISVNPQETYSYAASKAGLIQLTRRMALRLAQDRIVVSAIAPGAFASDMNKLARDHGDEVKERIPAGRIGVPEDMAGAAIYLASRAGDYVMGSTLVVDGGVTHAR from the coding sequence ATGGACACCACCCAACTCTTCTCGCTGAAGGGCCGCAGCGCCCTGATCACCGGCGGCTCGCGCGGCATCGGCCGCATGATCGCCGAGGGCTTCCTGGCCCAGGGCGCGCGCGTGTACATCTCGGCCCGCAAGGCCGCAGCCTGCGACCAGGCCGCCAAGGAGCTTTCGGCCTTCGGCCATTGCGTGTCTCTGCCGGCCGACGTGTCCACGCTGGAAGGCGCGCAGGCGCTGGTCGATGCCTATGCGAAGCATGAAGACGCGCTCGACATCCTGGTCAACAACGCCGGCGCGGCCTGGGGCGCGCCGTACGACGAGTTTCCCGAGAGCGGCTGGGACAAGGTGGTGGACCTGAACCTCAAGACGCCTTTCTTCCTGACCAAGGCGCTGACGCCGATGCTCAAGAAGGCCGCGACCGATCATCTGGCGAAGGTGATCAACATTGCTTCCATCGACGGCATCTCGGTGAATCCGCAGGAGACGTATTCCTACGCGGCGAGCAAGGCCGGCCTGATCCAGCTCACGCGGCGCATGGCGCTGCGGCTCGCGCAAGACCGGATCGTGGTGAGCGCGATTGCGCCGGGGGCGTTTGCTTCGGACATGAACAAGCTCGCGCGCGATCATGGCGACGAGGTGAAGGAGCGGATCCCTGCGGGGCGCATCGGGGTGCCCGAGGACATGGCGGGGGCGGCGATCTATCTCGCCTCTCGGGCGGGGGACTATGTGATGGGGTCTACGTTGGTGGTGGATGGGGGGGTGACACACGCGCGCTGA
- a CDS encoding pseudouridine synthase produces MTSQRLPLPTRDGVGPSCVGLPQGPWPTIAEFLVERFPAITREAWMARMEASDVVDEHGVPVTAQRRYQAPLRVYYYRTLDAEVHIPFDEQVLFQDDQLVVADKPPFLPVTPTGKYLQESLLVRLKRKLKLDDLVPLHRIDRSTAGLVLFSVRPETRGAYQAMFPERRIAKHYEAVVPWRPGVSSVPGTYRSRLVDDDHFMRVKEEAGEPNSETRIAVEQMAGGHALLRLSPVTGRKHQLRVHCMALGMPIVNDPFYPVLLPPDSDDFDKPLQLLAKSVAFQDPVSGELRSFTSPRSLALPPR; encoded by the coding sequence ATGACGAGCCAACGGCTGCCCCTGCCCACGCGCGACGGCGTCGGCCCGAGTTGCGTCGGCCTTCCGCAAGGCCCCTGGCCCACCATCGCCGAGTTCCTGGTCGAACGCTTTCCCGCGATCACGCGCGAGGCATGGATGGCCCGCATGGAAGCCAGCGACGTGGTCGACGAGCACGGCGTGCCCGTGACCGCGCAGCGCCGCTACCAGGCGCCATTGCGCGTGTACTACTACCGCACGCTCGATGCCGAGGTGCACATTCCCTTCGACGAGCAGGTGCTGTTCCAGGACGACCAGCTGGTGGTGGCGGACAAGCCCCCGTTCCTGCCCGTGACCCCCACCGGCAAGTACCTGCAGGAAAGCCTGCTGGTGCGGCTCAAGCGCAAGCTGAAGCTCGACGACCTGGTGCCGCTGCACCGCATCGACCGCAGCACGGCGGGGCTGGTGCTGTTCTCGGTGCGCCCCGAAACGCGCGGCGCCTACCAGGCCATGTTCCCGGAGCGCCGCATCGCCAAGCACTACGAGGCCGTGGTGCCATGGCGGCCGGGCGTGTCGTCGGTGCCCGGCACCTACCGCAGCCGGCTGGTCGACGACGACCACTTCATGCGCGTGAAGGAAGAGGCCGGCGAGCCCAACTCCGAAACGCGCATCGCCGTGGAACAGATGGCGGGCGGCCACGCCTTGCTCAGGCTCTCGCCGGTCACCGGCCGCAAGCACCAGCTGCGGGTGCACTGCATGGCGCTGGGCATGCCGATCGTGAACGATCCGTTCTACCCCGTGCTGCTGCCGCCCGACAGCGACGACTTCGACAAGCCCCTGCAGCTGCTGGCCAAGTCGGTGGCGTTCCAGGACCCGGTGAGCGGCGAGCTGCGCAGCTTCACGAGCCCCCGGAGCCTGGCGCTGCCGCCAAGGTGA
- a CDS encoding leucine-rich repeat-containing protein kinase family protein yields the protein MDTLAELRAGRLAGATRLDLSCGLTEFPREIFDLADSLETLNLSGNALDALPADLGRLHRLRVLFCSDNRFTQLPESVGQCQALEMVGFKANRIRTVPAAALQLRSLRWLILTDNQIETMPELLGQCTAMQKLMLAGNQLRALPESLAACGRLELLRISANRFEALPPWLLSLPRLSWLAGAGNPCDTQAEEAAIAAQSVPHVDWRDLALGQKLGEGASGVIHQAALGPASQPVAVKLFKGAVTSDGWPHSEMAASIAAGAHPTLIAAQSRIDGHPDGTQGLVMALVDPSFRTLAGPPSLASCTRDVYPADAQWTSAVALRIARDIAAAMQHLHARGILHGDLYAHNILWNAQGGGLLGDFGAAWMTGALGPVQARALQRLEMRAFGCLLEELLERCGDAPPQAMAALKDRCMQADVSARPSFAEALALLQGELSQ from the coding sequence ATGGACACGCTTGCTGAGCTGCGCGCGGGCCGGCTGGCAGGCGCCACCAGGCTCGACCTCTCGTGCGGACTCACCGAGTTCCCGCGCGAAATATTCGACCTGGCCGATTCGCTCGAGACCCTGAACCTCTCCGGCAATGCGCTCGACGCGCTGCCCGCCGACCTGGGCCGGCTGCATCGCCTGCGCGTGCTGTTCTGCTCCGACAACCGTTTCACGCAACTGCCCGAATCCGTCGGCCAGTGCCAGGCGCTGGAGATGGTCGGGTTCAAGGCCAACCGCATCCGCACCGTGCCTGCCGCCGCGTTGCAGCTGCGGTCGCTGCGCTGGCTGATCCTGACCGACAACCAGATCGAGACAATGCCCGAGTTGCTGGGCCAGTGCACCGCAATGCAGAAGCTCATGCTCGCCGGCAATCAACTGCGGGCGCTGCCGGAATCGCTGGCGGCCTGCGGCCGGCTCGAACTGCTGCGCATTTCAGCCAACCGCTTCGAGGCGCTGCCCCCATGGCTGCTCTCGCTGCCGCGCCTGTCGTGGCTCGCGGGCGCTGGCAACCCCTGCGACACGCAGGCCGAGGAAGCAGCCATCGCCGCGCAGTCGGTGCCGCATGTCGACTGGCGCGACCTGGCGCTGGGGCAGAAGCTCGGCGAAGGTGCTTCGGGGGTCATTCACCAGGCGGCGCTGGGTCCCGCGTCGCAGCCGGTGGCCGTCAAGCTGTTCAAGGGCGCGGTCACCAGCGACGGCTGGCCGCACAGTGAAATGGCCGCCAGCATCGCGGCCGGCGCGCATCCGACATTGATTGCCGCGCAAAGCCGGATCGACGGACATCCGGACGGCACCCAGGGCCTGGTCATGGCGCTGGTGGATCCGTCTTTCCGCACGCTCGCCGGGCCGCCGAGCCTCGCGTCCTGCACGCGCGACGTCTATCCGGCCGATGCGCAGTGGACTTCCGCCGTGGCATTGCGCATCGCCCGCGACATCGCTGCCGCCATGCAGCACCTGCATGCGCGCGGCATCCTCCACGGCGACCTCTACGCACACAACATCCTCTGGAACGCACAAGGCGGCGGTTTGCTCGGCGACTTCGGCGCGGCCTGGATGACCGGCGCGCTCGGCCCGGTGCAGGCCCGGGCGCTGCAGCGGCTGGAGATGCGCGCCTTCGGCTGCCTGCTGGAAGAGCTGCTCGAGCGTTGCGGCGATGCGCCGCCGCAAGCCATGGCCGCATTGAAAGACCGCTGCATGCAGGCCGACGTGTCCGCGCGGCCCTCGTTCGCCGAAGCCTTGGCGCTGCTCCAGGGCGAGCTCTCGCAATGA
- a CDS encoding MBL fold metallo-hydrolase, with translation MNLLERELHYPLGDTLPAAGEALEVAPGVRWIRMRLPFALDHINLWLLRDSLDGVEGWTVVDCCIAHDEARAQWEQIFETQLQGLPILRVIVTHMHPDHIGLAEWLCTRWNAPLWISSTDYHVARVLSTAGDTLAGGDAAARFFASHGLTDPGAVAKIRARTNYYANMVPSVPDRFTRMMDGDTVAIDGHAWRCISGYGHAPEHIALYCDELKLLLGGDMMLPRISTNVSVHAGEPEANSLRLFLDSIDKFKALPADTLGLPSHGKPFTGIHRRVDQLQEHHRDRLAELLEACTARPLTAAEGLPILFKRELDLHQMTFAMGETVAHLHLLWFAGQVRRELGTDGIYRFGAGSAAGQGL, from the coding sequence ATGAACCTCCTCGAACGCGAACTCCACTACCCCCTGGGCGACACCCTGCCCGCCGCCGGCGAAGCACTGGAAGTCGCGCCGGGCGTGCGATGGATCCGCATGCGGCTGCCGTTCGCGCTCGACCACATCAACCTCTGGCTGCTGCGCGACAGCCTCGACGGCGTCGAGGGCTGGACGGTGGTCGACTGCTGCATTGCGCACGACGAAGCCCGTGCCCAGTGGGAGCAGATCTTCGAAACCCAGCTGCAGGGCCTGCCGATCCTGCGCGTGATCGTCACCCACATGCACCCCGACCACATCGGCCTGGCCGAGTGGCTGTGCACGCGCTGGAACGCGCCGCTGTGGATCAGCTCGACCGACTACCACGTGGCCCGCGTGCTGAGCACCGCCGGCGACACGCTGGCGGGCGGCGACGCGGCGGCGCGCTTCTTCGCCTCGCACGGCCTGACCGACCCCGGGGCGGTCGCCAAGATCCGCGCGCGCACCAACTACTACGCCAACATGGTGCCCTCCGTGCCCGACCGCTTCACGCGCATGATGGACGGCGACACCGTGGCCATCGACGGCCACGCCTGGCGCTGCATCAGCGGCTACGGCCACGCGCCCGAGCACATCGCGCTGTACTGCGACGAGCTGAAGCTGCTGCTGGGCGGCGACATGATGCTGCCGCGCATCTCGACCAACGTGAGCGTGCACGCGGGCGAGCCCGAAGCCAACTCGCTGCGGCTCTTCCTGGACAGCATCGACAAGTTCAAGGCGCTGCCGGCCGACACGCTGGGCCTGCCTTCGCACGGCAAGCCGTTCACGGGCATTCACCGCCGCGTCGACCAGCTGCAGGAGCACCACCGCGACCGCCTGGCCGAACTGCTCGAAGCCTGCACCGCGCGACCGCTGACCGCGGCCGAGGGCCTGCCCATCCTGTTCAAGCGCGAACTCGATCTGCACCAGATGACCTTCGCGATGGGCGAGACCGTGGCGCACCTGCACCTGCTGTGGTTCGCGGGCCAGGTCAGGCGCGAGCTGGGCACGGACGGCATCTACCGTTTCGGCGCCGGCAGCGCAGCGGGCCAGGGACTTTAG
- a CDS encoding MerR family transcriptional regulator, translated as MSAQTFTISQLAKEFDLTTRAIRFYEDMGLLTPERAGMQRVYSARDRARLTLTLRAKRLGLSLTEAKEILDMYDSPRDTVAQLQKFLGVLGAHRAQLEAQLAELQANLAEVREHEKKGRATLAKAQKAARAA; from the coding sequence ATGTCCGCGCAGACCTTCACCATCAGCCAGCTCGCGAAGGAGTTCGACCTCACGACGCGCGCCATCCGCTTCTATGAAGACATGGGGCTGCTGACGCCGGAGCGCGCCGGCATGCAGCGCGTCTACAGCGCGCGCGACCGGGCGCGGCTCACGCTCACGCTGCGGGCCAAGCGCCTGGGCCTGAGCCTGACCGAGGCCAAGGAAATCCTCGACATGTACGACAGCCCGCGCGACACCGTGGCGCAGCTGCAGAAGTTCCTTGGCGTGCTGGGCGCCCACCGTGCGCAGCTCGAGGCGCAGCTGGCCGAGCTGCAGGCCAACCTGGCGGAAGTGCGCGAGCACGAGAAAAAGGGCCGCGCGACCCTGGCCAAGGCACAGAAAGCGGCCAGGGCGGCCTGA
- the can gene encoding carbonate dehydratase encodes MSDNLDDLFAHNRAWSAQMERDRPGFFTSLVKQQTPRYMWIGCSDSRVPANQITGLEPGEVFVHRNVANIVVHSDLNALSAIQFAVEHLKVEHIMVVGHYGCAGVKAALSGKRIGLADNWIRHIQDVRDRHSVMLDTLPEDVRVDALCELNVAEQVVNVAVSTVMVDAWGRGQKVKIHGWTFGVHDGLLQDLGLNVDGAKPLDAVYKAAVQRIRYKWSKPAGASPSAQAGADGTEAIEASPIGQVGESTGTKTG; translated from the coding sequence ATGTCCGACAACCTTGACGACCTGTTTGCCCACAACCGTGCCTGGTCCGCACAGATGGAACGCGACCGGCCTGGCTTCTTCACCAGCCTGGTGAAGCAGCAGACGCCGCGCTACATGTGGATCGGCTGCTCCGACAGCCGCGTGCCTGCCAACCAGATCACCGGCCTGGAGCCAGGTGAGGTGTTCGTGCACCGCAACGTTGCCAACATCGTGGTGCATTCCGATCTCAACGCGCTCTCGGCGATCCAGTTCGCGGTCGAGCACCTGAAGGTCGAGCACATCATGGTGGTGGGCCACTACGGCTGCGCCGGCGTGAAGGCGGCACTCAGCGGCAAGCGCATCGGCCTGGCCGACAACTGGATCCGCCACATCCAGGACGTGCGCGACCGCCACTCGGTGATGCTCGACACCCTGCCCGAGGACGTGCGCGTCGATGCGCTGTGCGAACTCAACGTGGCCGAGCAGGTGGTCAACGTGGCCGTCAGCACCGTGATGGTCGATGCCTGGGGCCGCGGCCAGAAGGTCAAGATCCACGGCTGGACCTTCGGCGTGCACGACGGCCTGCTGCAGGACCTGGGCCTGAATGTCGACGGCGCCAAGCCGCTCGACGCGGTCTACAAGGCCGCGGTGCAGCGCATCCGCTACAAGTGGAGCAAGCCCGCGGGAGCCTCGCCGTCGGCGCAGGCCGGGGCCGACGGGACCGAGGCCATCGAAGCGAGCCCGATCGGCCAGGTCGGCGAAAGCACTGGAACGAAAACCGGCTGA